The following proteins are co-located in the Siansivirga zeaxanthinifaciens CC-SAMT-1 genome:
- a CDS encoding methionine aminotransferase, translating to MEYKSKLPNVGTTIFATMSALASQHNAINLSQGFPDFKSDKKLIDLVSKAMNSGYNHYAPMRGDDQLRALISKKFEALYNTCYHPETEITVTAGATQAIFTIITTFINPGDEVIVFKPAYDSYEPNIILNGGVVVPIQMDGAQDFKIDWNHVKAKINNKTKMIIINTPHNPTGTILSKEDMLHLQEITKNTNIIVLSDEVYEHMIFDGEKHQSACLFPDLKARSFVVASFCKTFHNTGWRVGYCCAPKVLMDEFLKVHQFNVFCIHHPTQKGIAEYMKEPKHYLELSDFYQKKRDLFLNLIKDSRFQFTASKGTYFQVLDYSAITMDNDVDYAKKLTVESGIASIPLSVFNTNNLDNKVLRFCFAKTEETLKKAANILNSI from the coding sequence ATGGAATACAAGTCCAAACTTCCAAATGTTGGAACCACAATTTTCGCAACCATGAGTGCCTTGGCGTCTCAGCATAATGCCATTAATTTATCTCAAGGGTTTCCAGATTTTAAAAGCGATAAAAAACTAATCGATTTGGTTAGTAAAGCCATGAATTCTGGTTACAATCATTATGCTCCCATGCGAGGCGATGATCAATTAAGAGCGCTTATTTCTAAAAAGTTTGAAGCGCTCTACAATACATGCTATCATCCCGAAACCGAAATTACTGTAACGGCTGGTGCTACCCAAGCTATTTTTACCATTATTACCACCTTTATTAATCCTGGCGATGAGGTGATTGTTTTTAAACCGGCTTACGATAGTTACGAACCCAATATTATTCTTAATGGAGGAGTTGTAGTGCCCATTCAAATGGATGGCGCGCAAGATTTTAAAATCGATTGGAACCATGTAAAAGCAAAAATTAATAATAAAACAAAAATGATTATTATTAATACGCCACACAATCCAACAGGAACGATTCTTTCTAAAGAAGATATGTTGCATTTGCAAGAAATTACTAAAAACACCAATATTATTGTCTTAAGTGATGAGGTTTACGAACATATGATTTTCGATGGCGAAAAGCATCAAAGTGCCTGTTTGTTTCCCGATTTAAAAGCTCGAAGTTTTGTGGTGGCTTCATTTTGTAAAACCTTTCATAATACCGGTTGGCGTGTGGGGTATTGTTGCGCTCCAAAAGTGTTAATGGACGAATTTTTAAAAGTACATCAATTTAACGTGTTTTGTATTCATCATCCCACTCAAAAGGGCATTGCCGAGTATATGAAAGAGCCAAAACATTATTTAGAATTATCAGATTTTTATCAAAAGAAAAGGGATTTATTTTTAAATTTAATCAAAGATTCTAGGTTTCAATTTACAGCATCAAAAGGCACGTATTTTCAGGTTCTAGATTACTCTGCAATCACCATGGATAACGATGTCGATTATGCTAAAAAACTAACCGTAGAATCTGGAATAGCATCCATTCCTTTATCGGTTTTTAATACGAATAATTTAGATAATAAAGTACTTCGATTTTGTTTTGCAAAAACCGAAGAAACCCTTAAAAAGGCTGCTAACATTTTAAATAGTATTTAA
- a CDS encoding DUF423 domain-containing protein — protein sequence MDNKILITAAIFGVLSIVLGAFGAHALKELIPVTSQQTFETGVRYQMYHALFLLFIGSANLLTQKTKNVIYYLTLIGVVFFSGSIYFLATNTLTNFDFKVIGFITPIGGLLLMLSWLTLFVNFLKNKC from the coding sequence ATGGATAATAAAATTTTAATAACTGCAGCGATATTTGGTGTTTTATCTATTGTTTTAGGAGCTTTTGGTGCACATGCCTTAAAAGAACTCATTCCCGTGACTTCACAACAAACCTTTGAAACAGGGGTGCGTTATCAAATGTATCATGCTCTTTTTCTATTGTTTATAGGTAGTGCCAATTTGTTAACTCAAAAAACCAAAAATGTCATTTATTATTTAACGCTTATTGGCGTGGTCTTTTTCTCGGGTTCTATTTATTTTTTAGCGACAAATACTTTAACTAATTTCGATTTTAAAGTTATTGGGTTTATAACTCCAATTGGAGGTTTACTTTTAATGCTTTCTTGGTTAACATTATTTGTTAATTTCTTAAAAAATAAGTGTTAA
- a CDS encoding DUF4271 domain-containing protein has protein sequence MLRETVSNELFTIFLVIGLISVAITKLIEPKRFSDFIYVLGNSKYLKIYARDQKFLDKFEALLFFNLLLSSAVFFIIIYQNLTGLNINTIENIIKITVGIGAFILIKVLLERLIGSLFEIDRITDLYLFQKITYKNFLGLVLIPLNALLLYSFRPSLILIYPIIIFLLIVNIIGLITTIKSHQSLIKANFFYFILYLCALEIAPYVILYKVFVS, from the coding sequence ATGCTTAGGGAAACTGTATCTAACGAATTATTTACCATTTTTTTGGTAATTGGACTCATATCGGTGGCTATTACAAAGTTAATAGAGCCTAAGCGTTTTAGTGACTTTATTTATGTTTTAGGAAACTCTAAGTACCTTAAAATTTATGCGCGCGACCAAAAGTTTTTAGACAAATTTGAGGCTTTATTATTTTTTAATCTTCTACTCTCGTCGGCTGTTTTTTTTATTATAATTTATCAGAATTTAACAGGTTTAAATATTAATACTATTGAAAATATTATTAAAATTACCGTTGGCATTGGTGCTTTTATTCTAATAAAAGTACTTCTAGAACGCTTAATTGGAAGTTTGTTTGAAATAGATAGAATTACCGATTTATACTTGTTTCAAAAAATTACTTATAAGAATTTTTTGGGCCTTGTTTTAATTCCATTAAACGCTCTTTTACTTTATAGTTTTCGTCCTTCGTTAATTTTAATTTACCCCATAATTATATTTTTGTTAATTGTTAATATTATTGGGCTAATTACTACCATTAAATCGCATCAAAGTTTAATAAAAGCTAACTTTTTTTATTTTATTTTGTATCTTTGCGCTCTTGAAATCGCACCCTATGTTATTTTATATAAGGTGTTTGTTTCTTAA
- the pckA gene encoding phosphoenolpyruvate carboxykinase (ATP), whose amino-acid sequence MGHLDQFTKTISLDAYGIKNANVKYQLSPNELHDIAIEKGQAVEAASGALAVNTGEFTGRSPKDRFIVKDDITKDRVWWGDINIPFDADKFDALYNKVTDYLSNKEIFVRDCYACADEDYKLNIRVINEYPWSNQFAYNMFLRPTDEELEHFESEWTVINAPGFLANPETDGTRQHNFAILNFTRKIALIGGTGYTGEIKKGIFSALNFILPVYKNTLPMHCSANVGKEGDTAIFFGLSGTGKTTLSTDPNRSLIGDDEHGWTSRDSVFNFEGGCYAKVINLSRENEPEIFDAIKKGAILENVVLDSQGHVNFEDTSITQNTRVSYPIHHIENIQMPSTGKNPKNIFFLTADAFGVLPPISKLTPSQAAYHFISGYTAKVAGTEAGIVEPQPSFSACFGAPFMPLHPTKYAEMLSKKMKDSGVNVWLVNTGWTGGPYGVGTRMKLKYTRAMIHAVLSGDLGLYSYDNYHIHSVFGVAQPRECPGVPTTVLSPRATWNNDGAYYKTAFKLSNAFRENFKKYEAYASEEIRRGGPQRYAF is encoded by the coding sequence ATGGGACACTTAGATCAATTTACGAAAACGATTTCGTTAGATGCTTACGGTATAAAAAATGCCAATGTTAAATACCAATTAAGCCCAAATGAGTTGCACGATATTGCTATCGAAAAAGGACAAGCAGTAGAGGCGGCTTCTGGAGCTTTAGCTGTTAATACAGGTGAATTTACGGGGCGTTCTCCTAAAGACCGATTTATTGTTAAAGACGATATTACTAAAGACCGCGTTTGGTGGGGCGATATTAATATTCCTTTTGATGCAGATAAGTTTGATGCCTTATATAATAAGGTTACAGATTATTTATCTAACAAAGAAATTTTTGTTAGAGATTGCTATGCCTGTGCAGATGAAGATTATAAGTTAAACATTCGTGTTATTAACGAATATCCTTGGAGCAATCAATTTGCGTATAATATGTTTTTAAGACCAACCGATGAAGAATTGGAACATTTTGAATCGGAGTGGACTGTTATAAATGCTCCTGGTTTTTTGGCAAACCCCGAAACCGATGGTACACGTCAGCATAATTTTGCTATTTTAAATTTTACTAGAAAAATAGCACTTATTGGAGGTACGGGCTACACCGGTGAAATTAAAAAAGGCATTTTTTCAGCCTTAAATTTTATTCTTCCAGTATACAAAAACACACTTCCAATGCATTGCAGTGCCAATGTAGGTAAAGAGGGCGATACTGCTATTTTCTTCGGTTTGTCTGGTACAGGAAAAACCACCTTATCTACAGATCCTAATCGCAGTTTAATAGGAGATGATGAGCATGGTTGGACCTCGCGCGATTCTGTTTTTAATTTCGAGGGTGGTTGTTACGCAAAGGTTATTAATCTTTCTAGAGAAAACGAACCAGAAATATTTGATGCTATTAAAAAAGGCGCCATTTTAGAAAATGTGGTTTTAGATTCTCAAGGACATGTTAATTTTGAAGATACTTCTATTACACAAAACACACGAGTAAGTTATCCTATACATCATATTGAAAACATTCAGATGCCATCAACAGGTAAAAATCCTAAAAATATTTTCTTTTTAACTGCCGATGCTTTTGGCGTATTGCCTCCAATATCTAAATTAACGCCAAGTCAGGCTGCCTATCATTTTATTTCGGGTTATACGGCTAAAGTGGCAGGAACCGAAGCGGGTATTGTAGAACCACAGCCATCGTTTTCAGCTTGTTTTGGAGCGCCTTTTATGCCTTTGCACCCAACTAAATACGCCGAAATGTTAAGCAAAAAAATGAAAGATTCTGGGGTAAATGTTTGGTTGGTAAATACGGGTTGGACTGGCGGTCCTTATGGGGTTGGAACCCGAATGAAACTTAAATATACACGCGCCATGATTCATGCGGTTTTAAGTGGCGATTTAGGCTTGTATAGTTATGATAATTACCACATTCACTCTGTTTTTGGAGTGGCACAACCAAGAGAATGTCCGGGTGTACCAACAACAGTTTTGAGTCCGAGAGCAACATGGAATAACGATGGAGCTTACTATAAGACGGCTTTTAAATTGTCTAATGCGTTTCGAGAAAACTTTAAAAAATATGAAGCATATGCCAGTGAAGAAATTCGCCGTGGCGGTCCGCAGCGCTATGCATTTTAA
- a CDS encoding amidohydrolase — MQEQLHVAIIQSDLVWENPKQNRANFKEKIKSITKPLDIIVLPEMFTTGFTMNASALAETMTGKTVTWMQNMATKFNAAIVGSIIITENEKFYNRLLFVTPDGTLEYYDKRHTFTLAGEDKVYDAGTQRYSTEYKGWIICPLICYDLRFPVWARNVDNYDVLLYVANWPKARIFAWDTLLKARAIENMSYVVGVNRIGLDQAQNEYCGHSAVYDVTGNTISSIKPNREQIEIVTLERSHINFYRNKLRFLDDKDDFTLLL; from the coding sequence ATGCAAGAACAACTTCATGTAGCCATAATTCAAAGCGATTTAGTTTGGGAAAACCCCAAACAAAACAGAGCTAATTTTAAAGAAAAAATAAAAAGTATTACCAAGCCTTTAGACATTATTGTTTTACCCGAAATGTTTACAACAGGCTTTACCATGAATGCTTCGGCCCTTGCCGAGACCATGACAGGTAAAACGGTAACATGGATGCAAAACATGGCAACCAAGTTTAATGCCGCTATTGTTGGAAGTATTATTATTACCGAAAACGAAAAGTTTTACAACCGCCTTTTATTTGTAACACCAGATGGCACTTTAGAATATTACGATAAGCGCCATACGTTTACCTTGGCAGGCGAAGATAAAGTGTACGATGCTGGAACGCAGCGTTACTCAACCGAATATAAAGGTTGGATTATTTGTCCGTTAATTTGTTACGACTTGCGTTTCCCTGTTTGGGCAAGAAATGTCGATAATTACGATGTGTTACTTTATGTGGCAAACTGGCCAAAAGCTCGAATTTTTGCTTGGGATACCTTGCTAAAAGCGCGCGCTATAGAAAACATGAGTTATGTGGTGGGCGTAAATCGTATTGGTTTAGACCAGGCTCAAAACGAATATTGCGGGCATTCGGCGGTTTACGACGTTACAGGGAATACCATTTCCAGTATCAAACCCAACAGAGAGCAAATTGAAATTGTCACTTTAGAGCGCTCTCATATTAATTTTTACCGCAACAAACTCCGGTTTTTAGACGATAAAGACGATTTTACTTTGCTGTTGTAA
- a CDS encoding glycine--tRNA ligase, whose protein sequence is MANQDDQFKKVISHAKEYGYVFQSSEIYDGLSAVYDYAQNGAELKKNIRDYWWKAMVQMNENIVGIDAAIFMHPTTWKASGHVDAFNDPLIDNKDSKKRYRADVLIEDYCAKIEAKIDKEVEKAAKRFGDAFNKEEFVSTNPRVLGYQEKINETLSRMAKSLENEDLADVKALIEELEIADPLTGSRNWTDVKQFNLMFGTKLGASAENAMDLYLRPETAQGIFVNFLNVQKTSRLKIPFGIAQTGKAFRNEIVARQFIFRMREFEQMEMQFFIKPGTQVEWYNHWKETRLKWHLSLGMGAENYRFHDHEKLAHYADAAADIEFKFPFGFKELEGIHSRTDFDLSQHEKYSGKKLQYFDPEENKSYVPYVLETSIGLDRMFLAVFSNSLVEEELENGTTRTVLKLPSVLAPVKAAILPLVKKDGLPEVARKIVEDLKWDFNVDYDEKDAVGRRYRRQDANGTPFCITVDHDTLEDNTVTIRYRDTMEQKRVKIDDLRDIIKQEVDVRSWLMKM, encoded by the coding sequence ATGGCAAATCAAGACGATCAATTTAAAAAAGTAATCTCTCACGCAAAGGAGTATGGTTACGTATTTCAGAGTAGTGAAATCTACGACGGATTAAGTGCAGTTTACGACTACGCACAAAATGGTGCAGAATTAAAGAAAAACATTCGCGACTACTGGTGGAAAGCCATGGTACAAATGAATGAAAATATAGTAGGTATCGATGCCGCAATATTTATGCATCCAACCACATGGAAAGCTTCTGGGCACGTTGATGCCTTTAACGATCCATTAATTGATAATAAAGATTCTAAAAAACGCTACAGAGCCGATGTTTTAATAGAAGACTATTGTGCAAAAATTGAAGCGAAAATAGATAAAGAAGTAGAAAAAGCCGCAAAACGCTTTGGCGATGCTTTTAATAAAGAAGAATTTGTTTCAACAAATCCAAGAGTTTTAGGCTACCAAGAAAAAATTAACGAGACGCTATCGCGTATGGCAAAATCTTTAGAAAACGAAGACTTAGCCGATGTTAAAGCGCTTATTGAAGAATTAGAAATAGCCGATCCATTAACAGGCAGCAGAAACTGGACCGATGTAAAACAGTTTAACCTTATGTTTGGTACAAAACTGGGAGCTTCGGCCGAAAATGCCATGGATTTATACTTGCGTCCAGAAACAGCACAAGGTATTTTTGTTAACTTTTTAAACGTGCAAAAAACAAGCCGTTTAAAAATACCATTTGGTATTGCGCAAACAGGTAAAGCCTTTAGAAATGAAATTGTTGCGAGACAATTTATTTTTAGAATGCGTGAGTTTGAACAAATGGAAATGCAATTTTTTATTAAACCAGGTACACAAGTAGAATGGTATAATCATTGGAAAGAAACACGTTTAAAATGGCATTTATCTCTTGGTATGGGAGCAGAAAATTACCGTTTTCACGATCATGAGAAATTGGCACACTACGCCGATGCTGCTGCCGATATTGAATTTAAATTCCCATTCGGATTTAAAGAATTAGAAGGTATTCACTCACGTACCGATTTCGATTTATCGCAACACGAGAAATATTCTGGTAAAAAATTACAATATTTCGACCCAGAAGAAAATAAAAGCTATGTGCCTTACGTGTTAGAAACCTCTATTGGTTTAGACCGTATGTTCTTAGCGGTTTTCTCAAACTCTCTAGTTGAAGAAGAATTGGAAAACGGAACCACGCGAACTGTTTTAAAATTACCAAGTGTTTTAGCACCAGTAAAAGCCGCTATTTTACCATTGGTTAAAAAAGATGGTCTGCCAGAAGTTGCCAGAAAAATAGTTGAAGATTTAAAATGGGATTTCAACGTCGATTATGACGAGAAAGACGCTGTAGGACGTCGTTACAGAAGACAAGATGCTAACGGTACACCGTTTTGTATCACTGTCGATCACGACACCTTAGAAGATAACACCGTTACCATTCGTTATAGAGATACCATGGAGCAAAAACGTGTTAAAATAGACGATTTACGAGATATCATTAAGCAAGAAGTCGATGTACGTTCTTGGTTAATGAAAATGTAA
- a CDS encoding Ig-like domain-containing protein, with protein sequence MRKILSNLILLTFIGLIIVNCANRGNPDGGPKDVTPPVIVSSVPENFTTNFKGKVIKIYFDEYIKIKDIQKQLIISPPMKTQPEITPLGGASKYITIKIFDTLQPNTTYAFNFGNSITDNNEGNPYPYYRYVFSTGDYIDSLTVKGNITDAYYRKPKTFVNVALYEVDSTFNDSIIYKETPKYLTNTLDSVTTFTIENIKAGKYLLIALKDVNGDNKFQQKTDEIAFYKEFITVPTDSLFTLKLFSEEIDFKASRPYLAGGNKIGFGFEGDFKGMAINLKSDTPDDFEYRITKDEKTDTLYYWYKPKFETDSLIFNVSKANFNKDYTVKIRDQKKDTLTLKSESPAALDDPFKIIGTVPFVNFDASKVSLMDKDSTKIAFKTFLDTLNNSYAIDFKKVEENNYKIKILPEAFTDFYNNTNKDTLNYSVNTKKASDFGYVRFTLNNATYPIIFQLTNEKGEVKFEQYSTKPEKLDFYNLNAGKYFIRVVFDANGNGKYDTGNYLKKIQPERVGHFEMEEEVRADWGLEQTLNFTTAK encoded by the coding sequence ATGCGCAAAATCCTTTCGAATTTAATTTTACTCACATTTATAGGCTTAATTATAGTTAATTGTGCAAACCGAGGCAATCCAGATGGCGGACCAAAAGATGTAACGCCTCCCGTAATTGTATCGTCTGTTCCAGAAAATTTTACAACGAATTTTAAAGGCAAAGTGATTAAAATTTATTTTGATGAGTACATTAAAATAAAAGACATCCAAAAGCAGCTTATTATTTCGCCACCAATGAAAACCCAACCAGAAATTACGCCGCTTGGTGGAGCGAGTAAATACATTACCATTAAAATTTTCGATACTTTACAGCCTAATACCACGTACGCTTTTAACTTTGGAAACAGCATTACCGATAACAACGAAGGGAATCCGTATCCTTATTATCGCTACGTATTTTCTACTGGCGATTACATAGATTCTCTTACCGTAAAAGGAAATATTACAGACGCATACTACCGTAAGCCAAAAACCTTTGTAAATGTGGCTTTATATGAAGTAGACTCAACCTTTAACGATTCTATTATTTACAAAGAAACACCTAAATATTTAACGAATACCTTAGATAGTGTTACGACGTTTACTATTGAAAATATTAAAGCAGGAAAGTATTTGCTTATTGCTTTAAAAGATGTGAATGGCGATAATAAATTTCAACAAAAAACAGATGAAATTGCCTTTTATAAGGAGTTTATTACGGTTCCAACAGATTCCTTATTTACATTGAAATTATTTTCTGAAGAAATTGATTTTAAAGCGTCTCGCCCTTACCTTGCCGGAGGTAATAAAATTGGTTTTGGTTTTGAAGGTGATTTTAAGGGGATGGCAATTAATTTAAAATCTGATACACCAGACGATTTTGAATATCGAATTACTAAAGACGAGAAAACCGACACACTTTATTACTGGTACAAGCCTAAATTTGAAACCGACTCGCTTATTTTTAATGTATCTAAAGCCAATTTTAACAAAGATTATACGGTAAAAATTCGCGATCAAAAGAAAGATACATTAACGCTAAAAAGTGAATCTCCTGCAGCTTTAGATGACCCTTTTAAAATTATAGGTACCGTGCCATTTGTTAATTTTGATGCTTCTAAAGTGAGTTTAATGGATAAAGATTCTACAAAAATAGCATTTAAAACATTTTTAGATACTTTAAATAACAGCTATGCTATTGATTTTAAAAAGGTTGAAGAAAATAATTATAAAATAAAAATACTACCTGAAGCTTTTACAGATTTCTATAATAACACCAACAAAGACACCCTTAATTACTCGGTGAACACCAAAAAAGCTTCCGATTTTGGTTATGTGCGTTTTACGTTAAATAATGCGACTTACCCCATAATTTTTCAGTTAACTAACGAAAAAGGCGAAGTTAAATTCGAGCAATATTCTACAAAACCCGAAAAACTGGACTTTTATAACTTGAATGCCGGTAAATATTTTATTCGGGTTGTTTTTGATGCCAATGGAAATGGTAAGTACGATACTGGTAATTATCTTAAAAAGATACAACCAGAACGTGTTGGTCATTTTGAAATGGAAGAAGAAGTTCGTGCCGATTGGGGACTCGAACAAACGTTAAACTTTACAACAGCAAAGTAA
- a CDS encoding Lrp/AsnC ligand binding domain-containing protein: MDTKQITIDGIDKKILRALTEDARTPILEIARHVGISGAAIHQRLRKLEKSKLLVGSKFIINEKALGYSTLAFVGIYLEQATNNDDVVKALKRIPEVLECHYTTGQFNIFIKLLSRNNAHLMQLLNNDIQTIRGVLRTESLISLDQQIDRQIKI; the protein is encoded by the coding sequence ATGGATACAAAACAAATTACTATTGATGGTATTGATAAAAAAATACTTCGGGCTTTAACAGAAGATGCTCGCACACCCATTCTTGAAATAGCCAGACATGTGGGCATTTCTGGTGCTGCCATTCATCAACGTTTAAGAAAACTTGAAAAATCTAAATTACTTGTAGGCTCAAAATTTATAATTAACGAGAAAGCCTTAGGCTATTCAACACTGGCCTTTGTGGGTATATATTTAGAACAGGCAACTAATAATGACGATGTTGTTAAAGCCCTAAAACGTATACCTGAGGTTTTAGAATGCCATTATACTACAGGCCAATTTAATATTTTTATAAAGCTACTTTCTAGAAACAACGCCCATTTAATGCAGTTGCTAAATAATGATATACAAACAATTAGAGGCGTTTTAAGAACCGAATCGTTAATTTCGTTAGACCAACAAATTGATAGACAAATTAAAATTTAA
- a CDS encoding uroporphyrinogen-III synthase, with product MKVKTILVSQPEPKIENSPYFDLIEKQKVKIDFRPFIHVEGVSAKEIRQQKVDLNNYTAIILTSRNAVDHFFRVAEEMRYKVPDTLKYFCQSEAVAYYLQKYVVYRKRKIYVGKRTFSELSPLIKKYKDEKFLLPNTDKVKDEVPDTLNALGVNWKQAIFYKTVISDLSDLADVYYDILVFFSPSGIESLFHNFPDFKQNNTRIAVFGNTTIKAVEEKGLRVDIAAPTPETPSMTMALEKYIEKVNKVK from the coding sequence ATGAAAGTGAAAACAATTTTAGTATCTCAACCAGAACCTAAAATAGAAAACTCCCCTTATTTCGATTTAATTGAAAAGCAAAAAGTAAAAATAGACTTTAGACCTTTTATTCATGTGGAAGGTGTTTCTGCTAAAGAAATAAGACAACAAAAAGTTGATTTAAACAACTACACGGCCATTATTTTAACAAGCCGAAATGCGGTTGATCACTTTTTTAGAGTTGCCGAAGAAATGCGTTATAAAGTGCCGGATACTCTTAAATATTTTTGTCAATCTGAAGCAGTTGCTTACTACCTTCAAAAATATGTAGTTTACAGAAAGCGTAAAATTTATGTTGGTAAACGTACCTTTTCGGAGCTTTCTCCATTAATTAAAAAATATAAAGACGAAAAGTTTTTATTGCCAAATACTGATAAAGTTAAAGATGAAGTGCCAGACACTTTAAATGCTTTGGGAGTTAACTGGAAACAGGCTATTTTTTACAAAACTGTAATTAGCGATCTTTCTGATTTAGCCGATGTTTACTACGATATATTAGTATTTTTTAGTCCGTCTGGAATAGAATCCTTATTCCATAATTTCCCAGACTTTAAACAAAATAACACGCGTATTGCTGTTTTTGGAAATACTACCATTAAAGCGGTAGAAGAAAAAGGATTGCGTGTAGATATTGCTGCACCAACGCCAGAGACACCTTCTATGACTATGGCTTTAGAGAAATACATCGAAAAGGTTAACAAAGTAAAATAA
- a CDS encoding ComF family protein, with protein MLELVINLCFPKVCYACLNVLKDNEDTICVSCRHDLPVTNFHFNQDETVKNVLYGRAKIAHATALFRFEKKGLVQQLIHGLKYKGYESVGVCLGNWLGGELKNLDAYKDIDLVIPVPLHQNKLRKRGYNQVTKFGQQIAEALQTEFRDDVLVKITNTQSQVNKIRLSRWNNNDELFAIGNAAHVENKHILLVDDIITTGATLEACILALTQIKNIKISVATMAIA; from the coding sequence ATGCTTGAATTGGTTATTAATTTATGCTTCCCAAAAGTTTGTTATGCCTGTCTTAATGTTTTAAAAGACAATGAGGATACTATTTGTGTGAGTTGCAGACATGATTTACCTGTTACTAATTTTCATTTTAACCAGGACGAAACGGTTAAAAACGTACTTTACGGGCGGGCAAAGATTGCACATGCAACTGCCTTATTTCGATTTGAAAAAAAGGGACTCGTGCAGCAGCTTATTCATGGCTTAAAGTACAAAGGCTATGAAAGTGTTGGTGTTTGTTTGGGTAATTGGCTGGGTGGCGAGCTTAAAAACTTAGATGCTTATAAAGATATTGACTTGGTGATACCCGTGCCTTTACACCAAAATAAATTAAGAAAACGTGGTTATAACCAGGTTACTAAATTTGGCCAACAAATTGCTGAAGCTTTGCAAACCGAGTTTAGAGACGATGTGCTTGTTAAAATTACAAATACACAGTCGCAGGTAAATAAAATACGCTTGTCGCGATGGAATAACAACGACGAATTGTTTGCCATTGGCAATGCAGCGCATGTAGAAAACAAACATATTCTTTTGGTTGATGATATAATTACCACCGGGGCGACTTTAGAGGCCTGTATTTTGGCATTAACACAAATTAAAAACATAAAAATTAGCGTTGCTACCATGGCAATAGCATAA